A part of Cystobacter ferrugineus genomic DNA contains:
- a CDS encoding efflux RND transporter permease subunit has translation MNITEVCIKKPVFAWMLMAATITFGLVAAQRIGISQFPDVDYPVISIGVTWEGASPEAVESDVIEPLEEAVMQVEGVKSITSSARQSSGSITVELDLDRDVDLSLQDVQAKVSQAQRRLPEDIDPPVVSKSNPEDQPIMTVGVSGPFSPQYLSDFARYQLKEMLQTVPGVGEVSIFSSLERNVRIWVDAAKLDARGLTVADVLEALRREHVELPAGRIEAEGREINVRVMGEALEMETLRHLVVREAEGAPVYLSDVGLVEDGFEDERRLSRVNGEPAQGLGIKKQRGANAVAVAQGVREKMAQIQRDAPEGLEVSVNFDSTQFIEESVHEIEFELLLACILTALVCWAFLGSLSSTFNVILAIPMSLLGTVAVIYFLGFTLNTFTLLGLSLAVGIVVDDAIMVMENIFRHAEEGADRVRAAREGTHEITFAALAATLAVVAIFLPVIFMKGIIGKFFLQFGVTLCVAVLLSYVEAITLAPARCAQLLKTGREGRGRVGLAVDRAFEWLERRYGGVLARALRHPWWVLGGAVVLLAVSGLAFKSLSSEFVPSQDQSRLMVRMQTPVGSTLAETNRLFQKAEAFVLGRPEVARLYAVVGGGGGVSSVNGGMLNITLVPPDQRMSQAEFQQVLRKELNSYPGLRAVVMDLSQSGFTASRGFPVEFSVRGSDWERLIEASTQIREKLQASGKVVDVDSDYQIGMPELRITPDRARAADLGVSMESVGSTLNSLVGGVRVGKYSTGGRRIDVRMRLLKDQRSRPEDVSLLKVRTGSGALVPLSSLVTQEERPALQAITRRDRERAISIFANVAPGATQQEAMDTVERLARELPGGTRVVFGGSSVAFQESISSLLFALVLGILVAYMVLASQFNSFLHPVTVLTILPLSIAGAAFAMAATGTTLNIFSMIGLLLLMGIVKKNSIILVDYALLQREQGADATEAMLRAGPVRLRPILMTTLATMMAAVPAALALGAGSETRAPMSVAVLGGLSLSTVLSLLVVPAFYVVADRVKTRLGRRFGGSSGDAPVAEGDKPGLAGP, from the coding sequence ATGAACATCACCGAGGTCTGCATCAAGAAGCCCGTGTTCGCCTGGATGTTGATGGCGGCCACCATCACCTTCGGCCTGGTGGCGGCGCAGCGCATCGGCATCAGCCAGTTTCCGGACGTGGACTACCCCGTCATCAGCATCGGCGTGACGTGGGAGGGCGCTTCGCCCGAGGCGGTGGAGAGCGACGTCATCGAGCCGCTGGAGGAAGCGGTGATGCAGGTGGAGGGGGTCAAGTCCATCACCTCCAGCGCACGGCAGTCGAGCGGCTCCATCACGGTGGAGCTGGATCTGGATCGCGACGTGGATCTGTCGCTGCAGGACGTGCAGGCCAAGGTGAGCCAGGCCCAGCGCCGGCTGCCCGAGGACATTGATCCGCCGGTCGTCTCCAAGAGCAACCCCGAGGATCAGCCCATCATGACGGTGGGCGTGTCCGGCCCCTTCTCGCCGCAGTACCTCTCGGACTTCGCCCGCTACCAGCTCAAGGAGATGCTGCAGACGGTGCCCGGAGTGGGGGAGGTGTCCATCTTCAGCTCGCTGGAGCGCAACGTGCGCATCTGGGTGGACGCGGCGAAGCTGGACGCGCGGGGGCTCACCGTGGCGGACGTGCTCGAAGCCCTGCGACGCGAGCACGTGGAGCTGCCCGCCGGGCGCATCGAGGCGGAGGGGCGGGAGATCAACGTGCGCGTCATGGGTGAGGCGCTGGAGATGGAGACGCTGCGCCACCTGGTGGTGCGCGAGGCCGAGGGCGCTCCCGTCTACCTGTCCGACGTGGGCCTGGTGGAGGATGGTTTCGAGGACGAGCGCCGCCTGTCGCGCGTCAATGGCGAGCCCGCGCAGGGGCTGGGCATCAAGAAGCAGCGGGGCGCCAACGCCGTCGCCGTGGCCCAGGGAGTGCGCGAGAAGATGGCGCAGATCCAGCGCGACGCCCCCGAGGGACTGGAGGTGAGCGTCAACTTCGACTCCACCCAGTTCATCGAGGAGAGCGTGCACGAGATCGAGTTCGAGCTGCTGCTCGCGTGCATCCTGACGGCGCTGGTGTGCTGGGCGTTCCTCGGCTCGCTCTCCAGCACCTTCAACGTCATCCTCGCCATCCCCATGTCGCTGCTGGGCACGGTGGCGGTCATCTACTTCCTGGGCTTCACGCTCAACACCTTCACGCTCTTGGGGCTGTCGCTGGCGGTGGGCATCGTGGTGGATGACGCCATCATGGTGATGGAGAACATCTTCCGGCACGCGGAGGAGGGGGCGGACCGGGTGCGCGCCGCGCGCGAGGGCACGCACGAGATCACCTTCGCGGCCCTGGCGGCCACGCTGGCGGTGGTGGCCATCTTCCTGCCCGTCATCTTCATGAAGGGCATCATCGGCAAGTTCTTCCTCCAGTTCGGCGTCACGCTGTGCGTGGCGGTGCTGCTGTCGTACGTGGAGGCCATCACCCTGGCGCCGGCGCGCTGCGCGCAGCTGCTCAAGACGGGGCGCGAGGGGCGCGGCCGGGTGGGGCTCGCCGTGGATCGCGCCTTCGAGTGGCTGGAGCGGCGCTATGGTGGGGTGCTCGCGCGCGCGCTGCGCCATCCCTGGTGGGTGCTGGGCGGGGCGGTGGTGTTGCTGGCCGTCTCCGGGCTGGCCTTCAAGAGCCTGTCGAGCGAGTTCGTCCCCTCGCAGGATCAGAGCCGGTTGATGGTGCGGATGCAGACGCCGGTGGGCAGCACGCTGGCGGAGACCAACCGGCTGTTCCAGAAGGCCGAGGCGTTCGTGCTCGGGCGGCCCGAGGTGGCGCGGCTCTACGCGGTGGTGGGTGGTGGCGGCGGGGTGAGCAGCGTCAATGGCGGCATGCTCAACATCACCCTGGTGCCGCCGGATCAGCGCATGAGCCAGGCCGAGTTCCAGCAGGTGCTGCGCAAGGAACTCAATTCCTATCCGGGTCTGCGCGCGGTGGTGATGGACCTGTCGCAGAGTGGCTTCACGGCCTCGCGTGGCTTCCCGGTGGAGTTCAGCGTGCGCGGCTCGGACTGGGAGCGGCTCATCGAGGCGAGCACGCAGATACGCGAGAAGCTCCAGGCGAGCGGCAAGGTGGTGGACGTGGACTCCGACTACCAGATCGGCATGCCCGAGCTGCGCATCACCCCGGACCGGGCGCGCGCCGCGGACCTGGGGGTGTCCATGGAGTCGGTGGGCAGCACGCTCAACTCGCTGGTGGGCGGGGTGCGCGTGGGCAAGTACAGCACGGGTGGGCGGCGCATCGACGTGCGCATGCGCCTGCTCAAGGATCAGCGCTCGCGGCCGGAGGACGTGTCGCTGCTCAAGGTGCGCACCGGGTCGGGTGCCCTGGTGCCGTTGTCGTCGCTGGTGACGCAGGAGGAGCGCCCGGCGCTCCAGGCCATTACCCGGAGGGATCGCGAGCGCGCCATCAGCATCTTCGCCAACGTGGCCCCGGGCGCCACGCAGCAGGAGGCGATGGACACGGTGGAGCGCCTGGCGCGGGAGCTGCCCGGGGGCACGCGTGTGGTGTTCGGCGGCTCGAGCGTGGCCTTCCAGGAGTCCATCAGCAGCCTGCTCTTCGCGCTCGTGCTGGGGATTCTCGTGGCCTACATGGTGCTCGCCTCGCAGTTCAACTCGTTCCTGCACCCGGTGACGGTGCTCACCATCCTCCCGCTGTCCATCGCCGGGGCGGCCTTCGCGATGGCGGCCACGGGCACGACGCTCAATATCTTCAGCATGATCGGCCTGCTGCTGCTCATGGGCATCGTGAAGAAGAACTCCATCATCCTGGTGGACTACGCGCTGTTGCAGCGCGAGCAGGGAGCGGACGCGACCGAGGCCATGCTGCGCGCGGGGCCGGTGCGCCTGCGGCCCATTCTCATGACGACGCTGGCCACGATGATGGCGGCGGTGCCGGCGGCGCTGGCGCTGGGCGCGGGCAGCGAGACGCGCGCCCCCATGTCGGTGGCGGTGCTCGGAGGACTGTCGCTGTCCACGGTGCTCAGCCTGCTGGTGGTGCCCGCCTTCTACGTGGTGGCGGACCGGGTGAAGACGCGGCTGGGGCGGCGCTTCGGCGGCTCCTCCGGGGATGCACCTGTCGCCGAGGGAGACAAGCCGGGACTCGCCGGGCCCTGA
- a CDS encoding ABC1 kinase family protein has product MLFQDLNRLRQIGVIAARHGFGEWFERAGVWRILGRREKVEVSAETQRASTARRFRMLLNDLGPSFVKLGQVLSTRADLLPGEYIEELATLQDHVEPFPLEEVYARIRESLGSDASELFREIDPKPLAAASIAQVHRAVTLEGDEVVVKVQRPGIAEQIDSDLAVLRSLARLLEAVVEETSLYSPTGIIDEFDRAIHEELDFVHEAANIRAFLENHRNRPYMTIPRVYEALSSRTVLTMEFVRGVKVSQAQLSPEDRREVAGHILDTSFRQLFEDGLFHGDPHPGNLLVLEGNRLALLDFGVVGRLTRVMQETLVMLVMAVALKDSDSVARILYRVGAPDSRANLMGFRNDIETLLGKYLTTTLGEVDSRSLMRDLLDLAVRYHIRVPKEYALLGRASVATEGMLRSLYPDMNVLEVAMPYAKELLADRYDPSQLQGGLMRTLLRFQSMAADLPTQLSQILLDLESGKFSVTVRAEQFDRLNDSLRSAALVMFLGLCACGTIVGVFISFAQTGPWQFHGLPVLGLLGLALSAGLFGATFTWFLFGKRFGKVRVSRWLGNKKPQR; this is encoded by the coding sequence GTGCTCTTCCAGGACTTGAACCGCCTCCGGCAGATTGGGGTCATCGCAGCGCGCCACGGCTTCGGCGAGTGGTTCGAACGGGCCGGGGTCTGGCGCATACTCGGGCGCCGCGAGAAGGTGGAGGTCTCCGCCGAGACCCAGCGCGCCAGCACCGCGCGGCGCTTCCGCATGTTGCTCAATGACCTGGGCCCCTCGTTCGTGAAGCTCGGGCAGGTGCTCTCCACGCGCGCGGACCTGCTGCCCGGCGAGTACATCGAGGAGCTGGCCACGCTGCAGGATCACGTGGAGCCCTTCCCCCTCGAGGAGGTGTACGCGCGCATCCGCGAGTCGCTCGGCAGCGACGCCTCGGAGCTCTTCCGGGAGATCGATCCCAAGCCCCTGGCCGCGGCGTCCATCGCCCAGGTGCACCGCGCGGTGACGCTCGAGGGCGACGAGGTGGTGGTGAAGGTGCAGCGGCCGGGCATCGCCGAGCAGATCGACTCGGACCTGGCCGTGCTGCGCTCGCTCGCGCGGCTCCTGGAGGCCGTGGTGGAGGAGACGAGCCTCTACTCCCCCACGGGCATCATCGACGAGTTCGACCGGGCCATCCACGAGGAGCTGGACTTCGTGCACGAGGCGGCCAACATCCGCGCCTTCCTCGAGAACCACCGCAACCGGCCGTACATGACGATTCCGCGCGTGTACGAGGCGCTCAGCAGCCGCACGGTGCTGACGATGGAGTTCGTCCGGGGGGTGAAGGTGAGCCAGGCGCAGCTCTCACCCGAGGACCGGCGCGAGGTGGCCGGCCACATCCTCGACACGAGCTTCCGGCAGCTCTTCGAGGACGGGTTGTTCCATGGGGATCCGCACCCGGGCAACCTGCTCGTGCTGGAGGGCAACCGGCTGGCGCTCCTGGACTTCGGCGTGGTGGGCCGGCTCACGCGCGTCATGCAGGAGACGCTCGTCATGCTGGTGATGGCGGTGGCGCTCAAGGACAGCGACTCGGTGGCGCGCATCCTCTACCGCGTGGGCGCGCCGGACTCGCGCGCCAACCTGATGGGCTTCCGCAACGACATCGAGACGCTGCTCGGCAAGTACCTCACCACGACGCTGGGCGAGGTGGACTCGCGCAGCCTCATGCGCGACCTGTTGGACCTGGCGGTGCGCTACCACATCCGCGTGCCCAAGGAGTACGCCCTGCTCGGCCGGGCCTCGGTGGCCACCGAGGGCATGCTGCGCAGCCTCTACCCGGACATGAACGTGCTCGAGGTGGCGATGCCCTACGCCAAGGAGCTGCTCGCGGACCGGTACGATCCGAGCCAGCTCCAGGGCGGGCTGATGCGCACCCTCTTGCGCTTCCAGTCGATGGCGGCGGACCTGCCCACTCAGTTGTCGCAGATCCTGTTGGATCTGGAGTCGGGGAAGTTCAGCGTGACGGTGCGGGCCGAGCAGTTCGACCGGCTCAACGACAGCCTGCGCAGCGCGGCGCTGGTGATGTTCCTGGGCCTGTGCGCGTGCGGCACCATCGTGGGGGTGTTCATCTCCTTCGCGCAGACGGGGCCCTGGCAGTTCCACGGCCTGCCGGTGCTGGGCTTGTTGGGGCTCGCCCTGTCGGCGGGGCTCTTCGGGGCCACCTTCACCTGGTTCCTGTTCGGCAAGCGCTTCGGCAAGGTGCGCGTGAGCCGGTGGCTGGGCAACAAGAAGCCCCAGCGGTGA
- the nhaA gene encoding Na+/H+ antiporter NhaA yields MCELSQTMDPRPVPPVPRLFRVAVAPVQAFFKLEASSGILLALCAVVAMLWANSPWAHTYEAIFEAPLALGVGEALFHFTAREFINDGLMAIFFFLVGMEIKRELATGELRSPSRALLPLIAALGGMVVPAAFYAAFNAGTPAIKGWAIPMATDIAFAIGCLTLLKGRVSHGLVVFLTALAIFDDIGGILVIALFYGSGLHVAWLLGALGVTLVLAACNHYYVRNGVVYAVLGAALWYALHHGGIHATIAGVITGMMIPARPTRRGREVLRELHGFVAQLLNEPEDEEVRSSQLLYIEERLEDIEPPLTRFVHLWHGWVGYGIVPLFALANSGISVRGMHLSDLLAPLPLGVMAGLFLGKQAGIFLFTWASVKAGLAEMPGRARLGQLHGVAVVAGIGFTVALFVAGLAFANEPHLLAEAKLGILLGSLLSAVVGYLLLRFAKAPAALEPAPESRTDAP; encoded by the coding sequence GTGTGCGAACTGTCCCAAACCATGGACCCTCGCCCCGTGCCCCCCGTCCCCCGACTGTTCCGGGTCGCCGTCGCGCCCGTTCAGGCCTTCTTCAAGCTCGAGGCCAGCAGCGGCATCCTCCTGGCGCTGTGCGCCGTGGTGGCCATGCTCTGGGCCAACTCCCCGTGGGCCCACACCTACGAGGCGATCTTCGAGGCCCCCCTGGCGCTCGGCGTGGGCGAGGCCCTCTTCCACTTCACCGCGCGAGAGTTCATCAACGACGGGTTGATGGCGATCTTCTTCTTCCTGGTGGGGATGGAGATCAAGCGCGAGCTGGCCACGGGCGAGCTGCGCTCCCCCTCCCGGGCCCTGCTGCCGCTCATCGCCGCGCTGGGCGGCATGGTGGTGCCGGCGGCTTTCTACGCAGCGTTCAACGCGGGCACGCCGGCGATCAAGGGCTGGGCCATCCCCATGGCCACCGACATCGCCTTCGCCATCGGGTGTCTCACCCTGCTCAAGGGCCGGGTGAGCCATGGCCTGGTGGTGTTCCTCACGGCGCTCGCCATCTTCGACGACATCGGCGGCATCCTGGTCATCGCCCTCTTCTACGGCTCGGGACTGCACGTGGCGTGGTTGCTCGGGGCACTGGGTGTCACCCTCGTGTTGGCGGCCTGCAACCATTACTACGTGCGCAATGGCGTGGTGTACGCGGTGCTGGGCGCGGCGCTCTGGTACGCCCTGCACCACGGCGGCATCCACGCCACCATCGCCGGGGTGATCACCGGCATGATGATTCCCGCGCGCCCCACGCGCCGCGGCCGGGAGGTGCTGCGGGAGCTGCACGGGTTCGTCGCCCAGCTCCTCAACGAGCCCGAGGACGAGGAGGTGCGCAGCAGTCAGTTGCTGTACATCGAGGAGCGCCTGGAGGACATCGAGCCACCCCTCACCCGCTTCGTGCACCTGTGGCACGGCTGGGTGGGCTACGGAATCGTCCCCCTGTTCGCCCTGGCCAACTCCGGCATCTCCGTGCGAGGCATGCACCTGTCGGATCTGCTCGCCCCCCTGCCCCTGGGGGTGATGGCCGGCCTGTTCCTGGGCAAGCAGGCGGGCATCTTCCTGTTCACCTGGGCGAGCGTGAAGGCGGGGCTGGCGGAGATGCCGGGCCGGGCACGGCTCGGGCAGTTGCATGGAGTGGCGGTGGTGGCGGGCATCGGTTTCACGGTGGCGCTGTTCGTCGCGGGGCTGGCGTTCGCGAACGAGCCGCACCTGCTGGCCGAGGCGAAGCTGGGCATCCTGCTGGGCTCGCTCCTGTCGGCGGTGGTGGGCTACCTGCTGCTGCGCTTCGCCAAGGCCCCTGCCGCGCTCGAGCCCGCGCCGGAGTCGAGAACGGACGCACCCTGA
- the mutS gene encoding DNA mismatch repair protein MutS encodes MMRQYLEVKALNPDAILFFRLGDFYEMFFEDAVRASELLQITLTARAKNAEKVPMAGVPYHSARRYIARLVEHGLKVAICEQVEEPGAGPGIVRREVTRIITPGMVLDEEALEPRASNFLAAVYPGAEGFGAALLEASTGEFFSLEAETTQELVEALARVEPRELLVPEGYRDSPETALVVSRLTRAPAVAELEKAAFEPARAAAFLRGHFAVQSLEAFGLQDSPLATGAAGAALRYLKDTQKTDAAHVDRLSRQHRGGHLLMDESSRANLEVLRTLRDGGRKGSLLGVLDRTATGLGARKLARWLGAPLCSRPEITARLDAVEELSQRSVWREELTVALKEVGDIERLCGRLSLGAGNARDLRGLAVSLAQLPRLAAVLARCEAGLLKALAGPLGALPELTELLLRAVVDEPPATLKEGNFIRPGFHAELDKLVALATQGKDYLLQIETREKERTGIGSLKVRYNRVFGYYLEVTKSNLHLVPADYIRKQTMAGAERFITPELKEYEEKVLTADEQRGTLELELFEQLRAQVVKEAPRLRSAAEAVATADALLSLARCAAEYGYVRPVVDDSEVLSITGGRHPVVERVLGAGEAFVPNDVKMDSGESQILIITGPNMAGKSTVMRQVALTVLMAQVGSFVPASAARIGLCDRIFTRVGAADNLARGQSTFMVEMTETSHILHHATRRSLVVLDEIGRGTSTYDGLSIAWAVAEHLHDKCGARTLFATHYHELVDLAREKPRVKNLCIAVREQGGKVLFLRKLVSGGANRSYGIEVAKLAGLPPEVVARARDILQNLESGEFDDNGKPRLARRGSRASAPAPGQLGLFGGGGPKLEPAQQKVLESLKATKVDELTPLEALNLLAAFQRELKSS; translated from the coding sequence ATGATGCGGCAGTACCTCGAGGTGAAGGCGCTCAATCCGGACGCCATCCTCTTCTTCCGGCTGGGGGACTTCTACGAGATGTTCTTCGAGGACGCGGTGCGTGCCTCGGAGCTCTTGCAGATCACCCTCACCGCGCGGGCGAAGAACGCGGAGAAGGTGCCGATGGCGGGGGTGCCGTACCACTCGGCGCGGCGCTACATCGCGCGGCTGGTGGAGCACGGGCTCAAGGTGGCCATCTGCGAGCAGGTGGAGGAGCCGGGGGCCGGGCCGGGCATCGTCCGGCGCGAGGTGACGCGGATCATCACGCCCGGCATGGTGCTGGACGAGGAGGCGCTGGAGCCGCGCGCGAGCAACTTCCTGGCGGCGGTGTACCCGGGGGCCGAGGGCTTCGGGGCGGCGCTGCTGGAGGCGTCCACGGGCGAGTTCTTCTCCCTGGAGGCGGAGACGACGCAGGAGCTGGTGGAGGCGCTGGCTCGGGTGGAGCCGCGCGAGCTGCTGGTGCCGGAGGGATATCGGGACTCGCCGGAGACGGCCCTGGTGGTGTCCCGGCTCACGCGCGCGCCGGCGGTGGCGGAGCTGGAGAAGGCGGCGTTCGAGCCCGCGCGGGCCGCGGCGTTCCTGCGGGGCCACTTCGCGGTGCAGTCGCTGGAGGCGTTCGGGTTGCAGGACTCGCCCCTGGCCACGGGGGCGGCGGGCGCGGCGCTGCGCTACCTCAAGGACACGCAGAAGACGGACGCGGCGCACGTGGATCGGCTCAGCCGCCAGCATCGCGGTGGGCACCTGCTGATGGACGAGTCCTCGCGGGCCAACCTCGAGGTGCTGCGCACGCTGCGTGATGGTGGGCGCAAGGGCTCGCTGCTGGGAGTGTTGGATCGGACGGCCACGGGGCTGGGCGCGCGCAAGCTGGCGCGCTGGCTCGGGGCGCCTTTGTGTTCGCGGCCGGAGATCACCGCGCGCCTGGACGCCGTGGAGGAGTTGTCGCAGCGCAGCGTCTGGCGCGAGGAGCTGACGGTGGCCCTCAAGGAGGTGGGGGACATCGAGCGGCTGTGCGGCCGGCTGTCGCTGGGGGCGGGCAACGCACGGGACTTGAGGGGGCTCGCGGTGTCGCTGGCGCAGTTGCCGCGGCTCGCGGCGGTGCTGGCGCGGTGCGAGGCGGGGCTGCTCAAGGCCCTTGCGGGGCCGCTCGGGGCGTTGCCAGAGCTGACGGAGCTGCTCCTGCGGGCGGTGGTGGACGAGCCGCCGGCGACGCTCAAGGAGGGCAACTTCATCCGTCCGGGCTTCCATGCCGAGCTGGACAAGCTGGTGGCGCTCGCCACGCAGGGCAAGGACTACCTGCTGCAGATTGAGACGCGCGAGAAGGAGCGCACGGGCATCGGCTCGCTGAAGGTCCGCTACAACCGGGTGTTCGGGTACTACCTGGAGGTGACGAAGTCGAACCTGCACCTGGTGCCGGCGGACTACATCCGCAAGCAGACGATGGCGGGGGCCGAGCGCTTCATCACGCCCGAGCTCAAGGAGTACGAGGAGAAGGTCCTCACGGCGGACGAGCAGCGGGGCACGCTGGAACTGGAGCTGTTCGAGCAGCTTCGGGCGCAGGTGGTGAAGGAGGCGCCGCGGCTGCGCTCGGCGGCGGAGGCGGTGGCCACGGCGGACGCGTTGTTGTCGCTGGCGCGGTGCGCGGCCGAGTACGGCTATGTGCGGCCGGTGGTGGACGACTCCGAGGTGCTGAGCATCACGGGCGGGCGCCATCCGGTGGTGGAGCGGGTGTTGGGGGCGGGGGAGGCGTTCGTCCCCAACGACGTGAAGATGGACTCGGGCGAGTCGCAGATCCTCATCATCACGGGCCCGAACATGGCGGGAAAGAGCACGGTGATGCGGCAGGTGGCGCTCACGGTGCTGATGGCGCAGGTGGGCTCGTTCGTGCCGGCGAGCGCGGCGCGGATTGGGCTGTGCGACCGGATCTTCACGCGCGTGGGGGCGGCGGACAACCTGGCGCGGGGGCAGTCCACCTTCATGGTGGAGATGACGGAGACGAGCCACATCCTGCACCACGCCACGCGGCGCAGCCTGGTGGTGCTGGACGAGATTGGCCGGGGCACGTCCACGTATGACGGCCTGTCCATCGCGTGGGCGGTGGCCGAGCACCTGCACGACAAGTGTGGGGCGCGCACGCTCTTCGCCACGCACTACCACGAGCTGGTGGATCTGGCGCGGGAGAAGCCGCGGGTGAAGAACCTGTGCATCGCCGTGCGCGAGCAGGGGGGCAAGGTGCTCTTCCTGCGCAAGCTGGTGTCGGGTGGGGCCAACCGCTCGTATGGCATTGAAGTGGCGAAGCTCGCGGGCCTGCCGCCGGAGGTGGTGGCGCGGGCCCGGGACATCCTGCAGAACCTGGAGTCGGGGGAGTTCGACGACAATGGGAAGCCCCGGTTGGCGCGGCGCGGTTCCCGGGCGTCGGCGCCAGCACCGGGTCAGCTCGGCCTGTTCGGGGGAGGAGGGCCGAAGCTGGAGCCCGCGCAGCAGAAGGTGCTGGAGTCGCTCAAGGCCACGAAGGTGGACGAGCTGACGCCGCTCGAGGCCCTCAACCTGCTGGCGGCGTTCCAGCGGGAGCTGAAGTCGTCTTGA
- a CDS encoding OmpA family protein gives MAATLLGCSLAAAQSGDRLPGFELERLETNIGRGTLLVGNGELLVPTGLNVSLLGHYQRLPLVLRDGETNLEIVQDRATALVSASYGILPWLEVGAQLPIVLFQKGENPSGVGLTELTAQGLGTPVIQARLGVLSRRRRQPVDLAADLGVGLPFGTGSALAGDNGLRYHARMTAGMELGWLQPSLEAGVLFRPNVLLPTSNSDMETREGASTEVRIGAALATTGKGLRGELGLRATFANPKPSVELLGGIRFPLVPGLEAFFLGGPGFGSALGTPLYRVLTGISFRSEPPPKISFLDERADQELQLVLATPPSTSGEEPVRPVAAWELNALGRGEARAADDAASPAPPKPHQPSPQEKVVLRGELHFARGSAELPGVVPLLDQAVLRMSEHANTGRILIEGHSDKDSADSFMSVRRAQAIRRYLIDQGVPATQVRIQGFGSDWPVSAQPATEQERQLNRRAEVLVITDPPSLSPR, from the coding sequence ATGGCCGCGACACTGCTGGGCTGCTCGCTGGCCGCCGCACAATCCGGGGATCGGCTGCCGGGCTTCGAGCTGGAGCGGCTGGAGACGAACATCGGGCGTGGCACCCTGCTGGTCGGTAACGGAGAGCTGCTGGTACCCACGGGGCTGAACGTGAGCTTGCTGGGGCATTACCAGCGCCTGCCTCTCGTCCTGCGCGACGGTGAGACCAATCTTGAGATCGTCCAGGACCGGGCCACCGCCCTGGTCTCGGCCAGCTACGGAATCCTGCCGTGGCTGGAAGTGGGCGCGCAGCTTCCGATCGTGCTCTTCCAGAAGGGGGAGAACCCCAGCGGAGTGGGTCTGACGGAGCTGACCGCCCAGGGATTGGGAACACCCGTCATCCAGGCCCGGCTGGGAGTGCTGTCGCGGCGTCGTCGGCAACCCGTGGATCTGGCGGCGGACCTGGGCGTGGGCCTTCCGTTCGGCACCGGGTCGGCGCTGGCCGGCGATAACGGACTGCGCTACCACGCCCGGATGACCGCCGGAATGGAGCTGGGCTGGCTCCAGCCCTCGCTGGAGGCCGGTGTCCTCTTCCGCCCCAACGTCCTCCTGCCCACGTCGAATTCGGATATGGAGACCCGCGAGGGGGCATCCACGGAAGTGCGAATCGGGGCCGCGCTGGCCACGACGGGCAAGGGCCTGCGGGGAGAGTTGGGCCTGCGGGCGACGTTCGCCAACCCCAAACCCTCCGTCGAATTGCTGGGAGGCATCCGCTTCCCGCTCGTGCCCGGGTTGGAAGCCTTCTTCCTGGGAGGCCCGGGGTTCGGGTCGGCGCTGGGAACCCCGCTCTACCGCGTGCTCACAGGCATCTCCTTCCGCAGCGAGCCTCCGCCCAAGATCTCCTTCCTGGATGAGCGTGCGGACCAGGAACTGCAGCTTGTCCTGGCCACGCCCCCGTCCACCTCCGGCGAGGAGCCTGTCCGTCCGGTCGCCGCCTGGGAGCTCAATGCCTTGGGGCGCGGAGAAGCCCGAGCGGCTGACGACGCGGCGTCCCCCGCGCCGCCCAAGCCCCACCAACCCTCGCCCCAGGAGAAAGTCGTGCTGCGTGGGGAGCTCCACTTCGCACGGGGTAGCGCGGAGCTGCCGGGGGTGGTTCCCCTCCTGGATCAGGCCGTCCTGCGGATGTCGGAACACGCCAACACGGGCCGCATCCTCATCGAGGGGCATTCGGACAAGGACAGCGCCGATTCGTTCATGTCGGTCCGGCGCGCACAGGCGATCCGGCGCTACCTGATCGATCAGGGAGTTCCCGCGACGCAGGTCCGCATCCAGGGCTTTGGCTCGGACTGGCCCGTCAGCGCCCAACCCGCCACCGAGCAGGAGCGGCAACTCAATCGTCGCGCGGAAGTGCTCGTCATCACCGACCCCCCGTCCCTCTCACCACGGTGA